A single region of the Gracilibacillus caseinilyticus genome encodes:
- the yihA gene encoding ribosome biogenesis GTP-binding protein YihA/YsxC, whose amino-acid sequence MKVSKAEIVISAVSEKQYPSDRRPEIALAGRSNVGKSSFINKLINRKNLARTSSKPGKTQTLNFYNINDILYFVDVPGYGYAKVSKKEREKWGRMMEEYFSLRDTLKLTVLIVDIRHKPTEDDRMMYDFLKHYEIPVLVIATKLDKIPKNKKSAHLKQVIDTLDLDQEDTVIPFSAETSEGKEDAWSYLSKYI is encoded by the coding sequence ATGAAAGTAAGTAAAGCAGAAATTGTGATAAGTGCAGTATCTGAGAAGCAGTATCCGTCGGACAGACGTCCAGAAATTGCCTTAGCGGGACGATCCAATGTCGGTAAATCGTCTTTCATAAACAAATTAATCAATCGGAAAAATTTAGCAAGAACCTCATCAAAGCCTGGTAAAACACAAACATTAAACTTCTATAATATCAATGATATTCTTTATTTTGTGGATGTACCAGGATACGGTTATGCGAAAGTTTCGAAAAAAGAGCGAGAAAAATGGGGAAGAATGATGGAAGAATACTTCTCGCTTCGTGATACACTCAAGTTAACGGTTTTAATTGTTGATATTCGCCATAAGCCAACAGAAGACGATAGGATGATGTATGACTTTTTAAAACATTATGAAATCCCGGTATTGGTGATTGCAACGAAGTTAGATAAAATACCGAAAAACAAAAAATCAGCCCATCTAAAACAAGTAATCGATACGCTCGATTTAGATCAAGAAGACACCGTAATCCCATTCTCTGCTGAAACAAGCGAGGGTAAAGAAGACGCATGGAGCTATCTGTCTAAATATATTTAA